One Chroicocephalus ridibundus chromosome 21, bChrRid1.1, whole genome shotgun sequence DNA segment encodes these proteins:
- the DCST1 gene encoding E3 ubiquitin-protein ligase DCST1: MEPVAAPGRVRSAGTERRRRQKPPNTTLKRVVVSLLPAPCSRFLWSRPDQYRSGKFFLGAGVGTLLGLGLCQLLIVPMNFTETRKAQVSYGLAGVTALGWATSPHFRCATLLVAPKFLGKEGRVYVLSFVLAAIYNGPVANIWHNLEEVTRSLGCVAELQVNHSRHLWRASTAPLHDLMENMARGGRRLNAEMQNVSRAFVELNEEVASEAGYDLRRQRRQPGPRPGQRTQELFEKKTRMRCTHVIDQGMRRCREWFDSMHDKCMEKVFVPIVNHLVCLPMKLKIICRIVRVMDSWCQNRIPVDGNFGQMYDLVNDSIGNLSQEFTASVVYQEHHREMLLDANISAARLMEEVNSHLQQHGSHLGRAVSFFRLLLSFTFLLVFISAFSYTKQYCQDISFDNLYITTYFRQIDARRRKQHKRTLLPLRRAEVSTVVFPCRLAMQRLEMKNMVLELLECIPPLLLLLLACGLDHALVAMLSVIRQHSFVQYSFHSSHRLAVHVTGTSLMARLLRSTVGALNTSSHSRLETSNFACLPRPRSMGRQQYVGSCLPLALLVLLCLAQVYTHRLRRAIAAFYFPKREKSRVLYFYNKLLRQRQIFVQRQRKLVARRARQHPGLGPSLREWCCQRWPRLRRWMRRSCTVCGTPGTPQDRVCPAPACGAPYCRPCWREAGGVCLACTPGDVGLSQESSDEDSGYAA, from the exons ATGGAGCCGGTGGCAGCCCCTGGGCGAGTGCGCTCGGCCGGGACGGAGCGGCGCAGGAGGCAGAAACCACCCAACACGA ccctgAAGCGAGTGGTGGTCTCGCTGCTGCCCGCCCCGTGCAGCCGGTTCCTCTGGAGCCGGCCGGACCAGTACCGCAGCGGCAAGTTCTTCCTGGGAGCCGGCGTCGGGACCCTCCTGGGTCTCG ggctctgccagctcctcaTCGTCCCCATGAACTTCACGGAGACGCGCAAGGCGCAGGTCTCCTACGGGCTGGCGG GGGTGACTGCCTTGGGCTGGGCCACGTCCCCCCACTTTCGTTGCGCCACCCTGCTCGTGGCCCCCAAATTCCTGGGCAAGGAAGGTCGGGTCTACGTCCTCTCCTTCGTCCTCGCCGCCATCTACAACG GCCCCGTGGCCAACATCTGGCACAACCTGGAGGAGGTGACGCGCTCGCTGGGCTGCGTGGCCGAGCTGCAGGTCAACCACAGCCGCCACCTCTGGCGGGCGTCCACGGCCCCCCTGCACGACCTGATGGAGAACATGGCg CGGGGCGGAAGGAGGCTGAACGCCGAGATGCAGAACGTCTCGCGCGCCTTCGTGGAGCTCAACGAGGAGGTGGCCAGCGAGGCGGGCTACGACCTGCGGCGGCAGCGCCGCCAGCCGGGCCCCCGGCCGGGCCAACGCACCCAGGAGCTCTTCGAGAAGAAGACGAGGATGCGCTGTACCC ATGTGATCGACCAGGGCATGCGGCGCTGCCGGGAATGGTTCGACTCCATGCACGACAAGTGCATGGAGAAAGTGTTCGTGCCCATCGTCAACCACCTCGTCTGCCTGCCCATGAAGCTCAAGATCATCTGCCGGATTGTCAGGG TCATGGACAGCTGGTGCCAAAACAGGATCCCCGTGGATGGCAACTTCGGGCAGATGTACGACCTGGTGAACGACTCCATCGGCAACCTCAGTCAGGAATTCACTGCCAGCGTCGTCTACCAG GAGCATCACCGCGAGATGCTGCTGGATGCCAACATTTCGGCGGCGCGGCTGATGGAGGAGGTGAACTCGCACCTGCAGCAGCACGGCAGCCACCTGGGCCGGGCCGTCTCCTTCTTCcgcctgctgctctccttcaccTTCCTCCTCGTCTTCATCTC GGCTTTCTCCTACACCAAGCAGTACTGCCAGGACATCTCCTTTGACAACCTCTACATCACCACCTACTTCCGCCAAATCGATGCCCGACGCAGAAAGCAG cacaagCGGACGCTGCTGCCCCTGCGGCGGGCAGAGGTCTCCACCGTCGTCTTCCCGTGCCGCCTGGCCATGCAGCGGCTCGAGATGAAGAACatg gtgctggagctgctggagtgcATCCcgcccctgctcctcctcctcctcgcctgcgGCCTGGACCACGCGCTCGTCGCCATGCTGAGCGTCATCCGGCAGCACTCCTTCGTGCAGTACTCCTTCCACa GCAGCCACCGCTTGGCCGTGCATGTGACGGGGACGTCCCTGATGGCTCGGCTCCTGCGCAGCACCGTCGGGGCCCTCAACACCTCCTCCCACTCCCGGCTGGAGACGTCCAACTTTG cctgcctgccGCGGCCCCGCAGCATGGGGCGGCAGCAGTAcgtgggcagctgcctgcccctggccctgctggtgctgctctgcctggcccaGGTCTACACCCACCGCCTGCGCCGCGCCATCGCCGCCTTCTACTTCCCCAAG CGGGAGAAGAGCCGCGTGCTCTACTTCTACAACAAGCTGCTGCGGCAGCGGCAGATCTTCGTCCAGCGGCAGCGGAAGCTCGTCGCCCGGCGGGCACGGCAGCACCCGGGGCTG GGGCCGTCGCTGCGGGAGTGGTGCTGCCAGCGCTGGCCGCGACTGCGCCGCTGGATGCGCCGGAGCTGCACGGTGTGcgggacccccggcaccccccaggACCGCGTCTGCCCCGCGCCCGCCTGCGGCGCCCCGTACTGCCGGCCCTGCTGGAGGGAGGCGGGCGGCGTGTGCCTCGCCTGCACCCCCGGGGATGTCGGCCTCTCCCAGGAGAGCAGTGACGAGGACAGCGGGTACGCGGCCTGA